The genomic stretch TGCAAGGGGATGCAGCCGGGTTAGTTCGTTTTCAATACCCAAAGCAAGGGGAATGGTAATTCGAAAGGTGAAGGTGTCATTGGTCACCTCACAATCAGTGAGCGAGACAGGCCTCCCCTTCGTTATGGAATAGGCATGGACTCCTGCCTCTACTGCACGGAAATCATTCCCTGTTGCTATCAATACAGCATCAATGCCGTTCATAATCCCTTTGTTATTGGTGACTGCCCTGGAAACACTATACTTGCCAACTTGTACAGCCTTTTGAAATTTCTCTGCAAACTGGCTTCCTTCCATGGATGCATGAATCTCACCCAGGGCATGAACAGGACATTCTACCTTCATTTTAACATAAGAACCCGGGGTATAATTGGAGAGAACAGCCATCAGAATCTCCAGCTTACCCGGTTCGTGTTGTTCTGTATATTCTTTGAATTCCCTGGCGGTATTTTCCAGAAACGAGTTGATAAACGCGGCCCCCATTTCATTTCCTGTTTCAAAAGAAAAGCCAAAGAGGTAATAATGATCCATTTCACTTGTCATATCCGACAGCCACGTTTCGGATATCTTCATCTCATGGTCAGAAAGGTCTTTGGAACCATCAAAATTTTTAATATCTATTTCTTTGGCAAATTGATTGAACAGCGATTCCAATGTTTCGGAATCGCCAGTCCAGATCAAATGAATGTATCCCCGTTTGGCCGTAGCAATATCTTCGGTGTGAAATCCGCCGTGATCATACCAGAACCCGGCAGCTTTTGAAGCCGCTTCAATTACCCCTTTTTCTTCCGTTACCATAGGGACGTGATAGGTATTCCCGTCAACAAGAAAGTTGGGTGCAATACCATAGGGTAAATGAAAATTGGATATTGTATTTTCACTGAGTTGTTCCAGTTTTTCCTGCAGGGAATCATCGGAAAAACGGTATGCTTTGGTTTCCTTTTTAAAGTCATCCGGGTTCTTCAGGTTCTGAGCAATCAGGTTCAGTTTTTCTTCTCTGCTCAAACTCTTAAAATCTTCGAAAGCGTAATCAATTTTTTTCATAACGTGTCTATTTGGATTGAATCCATTTTCTAAATGTTCCTCTAATTTAGAGCAAAATATTGATTTATAAAAATATCGGGTTATTTTTTATCAGCTATATTTTGTTTCTTATCCTCTTCATCCTCAGAATTTTCAGGATTTTCAGGATTTGCCTGCATCTGTTCAGAAATCTTATTCAACTTTTCATTGAGCGATTTCATGGATTCGGCATTCTGGTTGTATTCCTTGGTCTGTATATTAAACAGGACTTCTTTTAACTTAAGTATTTCAATATCTTTGCCTTGCATGGTTATCTTGTTCTCAAGATTTTTTTCATGGGTTCTTTGCCGTTCTCTTAAATATTGAGCGATATACCGGAGCAGAATTAAGATTACAATACCCGCAAGGGAGTAAAACAGGAAGGGATAACCGGCAACAACGGTAAATCCAAGGTTTATATTCAGGCTAACAGTAAATACTGCCCAGTTAAAAGCAGCAAAATAAGCCCATATCACTATCCAGAGTATTAAAAGATAGTTGATGGTTGTTTTTAAAGTTTCAATATTTTTCATAAGATTATTTTTTTATTAATATATTGGCCTTATGGAACCTGCATGAAATAATCATGTCCTTGTTGTGGAAGTTCGTGCATGCAGGTTTCATATGGTTCTTTTTTTATTTAATTAATTGGTCATATGGAACTTCCATGATAAACATATCATTTTTCGTGTTAAGGTATCATGGAAGTTTCACAAGATTGAGTTTTATGGATCATGTTTACTGACAGCAAAAAGGCGCTTAGCAGCCACTACAGCAGATTAGCCGCTAAGCGCCTGTAAAACTGTTATTTTGTTATATAAGCTTTACCAGAGAAAAGATCATCCTTGTTTATCTTCTATATCACTGGACAGCTCAATAATTTTTTTATCGACCTCTTCCAATTGCTCTAACAGGGATTGCACCTCTTCATCTTTGGTGAAATCATCAGGTATGGCATTGTCATTGTTTTTCATTGCCAGATACAATTTCACACCCAGCTGCGATCCCAATTTTTTCTTTTCATTGTTAAGGTTTCTCATCTCGTACATATCCCGGTATTTCTCTGCCAGTTCCTGGGCTCTGTTCACCGCATTTTTGGTTAATTCAGCCCCGGTTTTGTAGGCCTCGGAAGATGTTTTCTTTATGCTGCCAAAGATTTTCTCTGAGTAGAAGGACAATTTCTCACCGATCACTTTGGCCTCTTCATTGATCACCTTGGAGCCCTCGGAAATGTTTTCACCAGCTTCTTTCCAGAAATCGCGGCTTTCAGTTTTCTCTTTGCTGTCCTGCGCTTTTCCGGTTTCCCCGGAGCCTTTGCTTTTGGCTTTACCGGCGGACTTTGAAGAAGCGCTTTTACTGGTTCCGCTTTTTGATTTTCCTGATGATTGGGTCTTTTTACCGGTTCCCGTAGTTGTGGATTTTGTCTGCGATCCTTTCTTTGTTGATGAGGTAGATTCAGACTTTTGCTCTTCCTGTTGAGCGGAGGTCTTTTGCTGCTCTTCTCCGGAAGTTTTGTTTTCTTCTTCTTTTCCGGTGTTATTGGATGTGTTTTTAGTTGCCATAATTCAATTATTTTAAATGGTTTATATGCATTTGATTGTTTCTTATTTCAATCAGTAGGCTGAAGGGCTTGCCGCGCCAGGGCGGGGTCCCTTCACTGAAAACTTATTAACTTTGCTTGGCTTTTTTTCTTCTTCTGCCCAGAAAATACAACAGACCCAAAACAACAATCCCGGCCAGGATGATTATAACGACGGTATTGCGGATCGCTTTGACTTTTTCGGAGCGTCGGGCTTCCAGTTCGGATCGCTGTTGGGCAAGTTCCTGGCGATCTTCTGCAATCTCCTTTTGCAGGGATTCAATGCGTTCTCTTTTTTGACGAATTTCACTTTCCAGGCTTTTCAGCATTGCTGAGCCCTCAACCTCGTCGCCCAAATCTCTCTGCTCTTTTTTATCCCTGCCGGACTCAGTCAACAGATCGGCTTCTTTTCGGGCCAGGGCTGCTTCCTCCTCCTCCAGTGCCGATTTGTCGGCCAGGATATCGGACAGCTCCTGGTTTCTGACTACCTCTATCTCCTTGTTCAGAGAGTCCAGGCGTTGGCTGATCTGCGATTTTTGCTCAGCAAGGGCGCTTTTAAGCGAGTTAAGTTTCTCCTCCTGCTGATTGAGGGTATTCATTTCACTATTCAGTCGTTCCTGCTCCTCCTTGCTGAATTCTTTTATCATTTCATTGTTGCTGTATTCCTGCTCCATCATGTCACGAAGCCTTTGTTTGAGCTGCTCCACGTCGTTCATCCAGTCTTGTATAGAAGCGATGGATCGCTCGGCAGAATTAATTTTACTCTGCTCTTCTTCGATAGTGTTGTTAATCTCCTCAATCTTCAGATTGATCTGTTCCAGCCGGGTATCATCCCCACTCTCTGTGAGCGCCTGGTTTTTTTGCCGCAGATATTGATTCTTCTCCTTTTTCAACAACTCAATCTTTTGATTGGACAGTTTGATTTGCTGCCGGTGAATTTCAAGCTGATTTTCCTTCATGCGGGTTTCTTCATCGAGTTCTTCGAGTCGGCTGTCAATCTCGTCAACGCCCGTAACAAGTTTTTTCCTGGCTTGTTGTTGTTGTTCATTGACCTGTTTCTCCTGGACTGAAAGGGTGTCTCTCTTCCTTTCCAGGCTCCTGATGCTGTTTTCAATGTCAGAGAGGCTGTCATTCATACGGGTTAATTTTACCTGCATAGATTTTTTCCGTTCTTCCAGGCGATCGATTTGCTCCTGTTTCTGGGTCTTGGCAAATTCTTTCTGACTCTCGGAAAGCTTGTCTATTTCTTCACTGATCTGCTGTCGTTCGTTCTCTAATCTGTTTTGCTGCTCTTCCAGGGAATCTTTGACAGTTGTAAGGTCGTTGAATGTTTCTTCAACAGCTTCCTGCTGGGTCTCCAAAGCTTCAGTTTGTTTTTCTATCAGCTTTTCTGCCTCTTTTTCAGACTCCGGACTTTTGCATCCGCCCATACTGAAGATGGCTAAAGCAAGCACAATGGCCAGCTTGTTAATGAATTGTTTGGGTGATTTTTGTCTTCTCATAATAGGTGTGTTTTTGGTGGTGATGTAAAAGCATGTATCTATTTTTCAACAATTTCAAACTCTTCTGAGATCAGGCGGGATGTAGGTATGACATGCTTTGTCTTTCCATCCTTTATGGTAACATGCATCCTGTCTATCTTTACAATTTCCCCCTGTAGCTTGTTGTATTTAATATACTGACCCACATGAAAATTACCTTTGCCGTAATAAGAGGAAAGGATATTTTTGAAAACATCCCGGGACGAGATGGCAAAGGCTACAGCAAAGGCCAACAGAACAGAGCCAATAATTAAAGTGATGTTAGAGGTAAGAAGAGATGTTTCAACCCCGGCCTGCTCTAAAGCCGTGATGGCAACAATGGCCATAATAATATAAAATGCGGATTGCCCCAGAGCAGATGCAGAAGCAACTTCAAAAGACTGCAAAGTGGTTTTTATAAAATCTCTGATCAGGTTGCTCAGATAAAATCCCACCACAAAAATGATGATCGCACTGAATAACTGGGGCAGATAAGTGATTAACTGGTTAAAAGACCGGGAAACAGCGCTCCATCCAAGTGTGTCGGTAGCGGTGATGATAAACAGCAACAGGATGACCCAATAAACGAATTTGCCTATAATCTTACTGGGCACTACTTTGTACTCGGATTTCTGCATCCATTTCATTTCGTTGATGCGGGCCGCCAGCTTGTCGAAATGCAACAGGCGAAACAAACGGGAGATGACACGTGAGAGGATCTTTGCCAAAAGCCAGCCAACAAGCAGCAGCAAAACAGCCGCCAGGATGCCGGGCAGAATGCGCATGATTTCCTCACCCAGGGTACTTAACGAGTTGATTACGATTTGTCTCCATTGCTCAAGTTGCGTCATATTTTATCGTTTTTATGATTGGTTCCTTTTTTTGTTCTTTTTAAGAATAGATCTCCCAGCGTTTTGCCGAATTTAACCGTAAACAGTTCTGCTGAATCGGCAATCAACTGATGCATTTTGATGTCTCTTATGATTCTTTTTTTAAGCGCTTCAGGAGGCTCGACATCTTCATGAATCTCTTTGAATGGATTGGGCTTTTTTCTCATACTTCAATGCTTTTAAATTGCTCCTTATATATCTTGTATGCTTTCTTCTTTGCACGACTCACACGCATTTTCGCAGTGCTTTCTTTTATTTTGAAAACTTCCATGATCCCCTTCAGCGACATCTCGTCGTTGTATTTCAGGATTAAAATCATCCGGTCCTCTTCATCCAGTTGTTCCATGATGCGCGTTATTTTGGATGAATCAATCGTTAATATTTGTTCATCATCCGGTTCTTCAGGGATAGAAGTCATGTCTGTTTCATAGTCATATCTTTTTTTGTTCTTTGTTGAACGGATCACATCGATGATATGATGATTTGTGATCGAATAGACCCAGGAGGAAAAAGCTGCATCACCCTTATATGTTTTGAGACGGAGGAATATTTTCATAAAAATATCGTGCGTAATATCTTCTGAATCCTGAAAATGTCCGAAAGTGATCAATACTTTATTAAAGACCACTTTTATATACCTGTCATAAAGTGCGCCAAAGGCATCTATCTCACCTTTTTCAGTGATCAGGACGATGAGCTCTTTGTCAGAATAGTTGGTCAAATGGTCCACTAATGTTTCGTTTTGATTTTCCTGGTTATCTTCATACTTAGCTGTAAGTCAAGTTAGTGTTTTTTTATACATTGCGCAACCATTAAATCCGCGAAAGATGGATCAATGAACCACAATGAATTCTGACAGAACTTTCCGGGTAAATGAATTTTGTAACCACCTGTTCAAATGAACAATCCCTTTGCGGTCAATTGATTATATGTTTTATGCCACGGGTTGCAGAGGTAATACCTTTAAAGCTGCTGTTGCTCAACAAAATGATCGTTAAAGCGTCCCCATGGTATTTTCTGTATGTATTTGTAAATCCGTTCCATACACCATTATGGTAGGCCTTCAGATCTTTCTTTCCTTTCGGCAGGTGATATCCAAAACCATAGGGAATGGTGTCGCCTCTTGCCGTTACCCCTCTTTCATAGGCTGCTTTGATAGTGGTATCGGCAAGAATAAAATGCCGGTCGAGCGCCTGGTCCCATCTCATCAGATCCTCACCGGTCGAATAGATCCCTTTATCCCCTATTACACCGTCATTAACAGTAGGTGGGATGGCCACATACCTTCTGGACGACCATCTGTATCCCAAAAGCTCACCGGGGTACCTGGGATCTTTCCTGTACTGATGAATGGGATCATCGGAAAAACTGCGTGCATAGGTGTTGCTCATGCCCAGCTTGGAGAAGAAATGCGCATCCAGGAAAGCATCAATTGCCTCTCCGCTGATTTGTTCTACAATACCCACTAGGATCATGTAACCAGTGTTGCTGTATCTATAACGGGTACCGGGTTCAAAATGGGGTATTAAATCGTACCGGCACATCATTTTGATCATCTCTTCATTGTCGGGAGGTGTTTCTTTCTTCCATTCATGTTCGGCCAGCCACATATAATTCGGCACCCCTGATGTGTGGTGTAACAAATGACGTATGGTTACATTTTTATAGGGAAAGCCGCCTATATATTTGGTG from Bacteroidales bacterium encodes the following:
- a CDS encoding RNA polymerase sigma factor, yielding MDHLTNYSDKELIVLITEKGEIDAFGALYDRYIKVVFNKVLITFGHFQDSEDITHDIFMKIFLRLKTYKGDAAFSSWVYSITNHHIIDVIRSTKNKKRYDYETDMTSIPEEPDDEQILTIDSSKITRIMEQLDEEDRMILILKYNDEMSLKGIMEVFKIKESTAKMRVSRAKKKAYKIYKEQFKSIEV
- a CDS encoding beta-lactamase family protein, producing the protein MNRNLFASAAGIILVFLLFGFNVTGNLKLFPVDENQIDGDIGNIENIEIQYFEFNNIPKKNEENYKGLSGSTLSNLDAYTEKLYKRRGFNGSIVIGRNGHMVYKKHVGYTNLTYRVRPIDDTSKFQLASLSKQFIAASVMLLYQQGRLNYADSVTKYIGGFPYKNVTIRHLLHHTSGVPNYMWLAEHEWKKETPPDNEEMIKMMCRYDLIPHFEPGTRYRYSNTGYMILVGIVEQISGEAIDAFLDAHFFSKLGMSNTYARSFSDDPIHQYRKDPRYPGELLGYRWSSRRYVAIPPTVNDGVIGDKGIYSTGEDLMRWDQALDRHFILADTTIKAAYERGVTARGDTIPYGFGYHLPKGKKDLKAYHNGVWNGFTNTYRKYHGDALTIILLSNSSFKGITSATRGIKHIIN